In Leptospira saintgironsiae, the DNA window TGTTCAGCTTGACCCAGAATTTACAAGGTATATAACAATAGAAATAGGAGAACCGACTTTGAAAACGGGAAACAAACGGAGAAAAGGATTCACTCTTATCGAATTAGCGATCGTTGTCGCCATTTTAGGTGCTTTGATGACTATCATTCTAGTC includes these proteins:
- a CDS encoding type IV pilin protein, whose translation is MKTGNKRRKGFTLIELAIVVAILGALMTIILV